In Nocardia yunnanensis, one DNA window encodes the following:
- a CDS encoding toll/interleukin-1 receptor domain-containing protein, giving the protein MTLWGGQSRTIFASYSPADERWAVWLAWQFERAEARYRTVVAAWDFDPASNYGEFVRRGVRESDLVVAVVTQNYVSSRHANREWQAALEVDPGKLLAVRVGDCAMDWLPSGVGFLDLRGVEDAGQVRRLVLDQVERMLSQRWTPRRPSSAGSEDI; this is encoded by the coding sequence GTGACGCTGTGGGGTGGGCAGTCTCGAACGATCTTCGCCAGCTATTCACCGGCCGATGAACGCTGGGCCGTGTGGCTGGCGTGGCAATTCGAGCGGGCCGAAGCCCGCTATCGAACCGTGGTGGCCGCATGGGATTTCGACCCCGCCTCGAATTACGGCGAATTCGTGCGGCGCGGGGTACGCGAATCCGATCTCGTCGTGGCGGTGGTGACGCAGAACTATGTGTCGTCGCGGCACGCCAATCGGGAATGGCAGGCGGCGCTCGAGGTGGATCCGGGCAAGTTGCTGGCGGTCCGGGTGGGCGACTGCGCGATGGATTGGCTGCCGTCGGGCGTCGGGTTCCTGGATCTGCGCGGCGTCGAGGACGCGGGGCAGGTGCGGCGGCTGGTGCTCGACCAGGTGGAGCGCATGCTGTCGCAGCGGTGGACACCGCGCCGGCCGTCGAGTGCGGGATCGGAGGACATCTGA
- a CDS encoding SLC13 family permease has product MPEAQQEPDSPPRARSARRRLGVLDTVRLGLLVAGLLCVATGLLPRADAEANMRRIAPLLLFLGSVIVLANLARRAKVFDVIAHRLAIIAGGNYAGLFLLCVLFASITTTVLNLDTTAVLLTPVMLALAVPARIPPLPLAMTTLWLANTASLLLPVSNLTNLLAADRVALDATGFAARMWLPQALSIAVTMVWLWWWYWRRGERGTDRYVVPEPIRPADARERVLLYASGGACVLFVLAIPLVGDNIGIAAAVAAVLVVAVFAICDRSALRWSLFPWQLLVFVSGLFLVVPTLSAHGLSTLMDHLIGDDTSGPGIFRAAGAGAALSNVVNNLPAYTAGEVVIAHGERNQLLALLIGTNVGPVVTPWASLATLLCLEFCRSHEVRVPMRKFVLTGLVLGVAATLAATAGLLITG; this is encoded by the coding sequence ATGCCCGAAGCCCAGCAGGAGCCCGATTCGCCGCCGCGGGCACGATCGGCCCGGCGGCGACTCGGCGTGCTGGACACGGTGCGCCTCGGGTTGCTGGTCGCCGGGTTGCTCTGTGTGGCAACGGGTCTGCTGCCCAGGGCCGATGCCGAGGCGAACATGCGGCGGATCGCGCCGCTGCTGTTGTTCCTGGGCAGTGTGATCGTGCTGGCGAATTTGGCGCGGCGGGCCAAGGTGTTCGATGTGATCGCGCATCGGCTGGCGATCATCGCCGGCGGGAACTACGCGGGATTGTTTCTGCTGTGCGTGCTTTTCGCGTCGATCACCACGACCGTGCTCAATCTCGACACCACCGCGGTGCTGCTGACCCCGGTGATGCTCGCCCTGGCGGTGCCCGCGCGGATTCCGCCGTTGCCGCTGGCCATGACGACGTTGTGGCTGGCGAACACCGCGAGCCTGCTGTTGCCGGTGTCGAATCTGACCAATCTGCTGGCGGCCGACCGGGTGGCGCTGGACGCCACCGGGTTCGCGGCCAGAATGTGGCTGCCGCAGGCGCTTTCGATCGCGGTGACCATGGTGTGGCTGTGGTGGTGGTATTGGCGGCGGGGCGAGCGGGGGACCGACCGCTATGTCGTGCCGGAGCCGATTCGCCCGGCCGATGCGCGGGAGCGGGTGCTGCTGTACGCGTCCGGGGGCGCGTGCGTGCTGTTCGTGCTCGCCATTCCGCTCGTGGGCGACAATATCGGTATCGCGGCCGCCGTGGCCGCGGTCCTCGTGGTGGCGGTCTTCGCGATCTGTGATCGATCCGCGTTGCGATGGTCGCTTTTCCCCTGGCAGCTCTTGGTTTTCGTGTCGGGCCTGTTCCTGGTGGTGCCCACCTTGTCGGCGCACGGCCTCTCGACGCTCATGGACCATCTGATCGGCGACGACACCAGCGGCCCGGGGATCTTCCGGGCGGCGGGCGCGGGCGCGGCGCTGTCGAACGTCGTCAACAATCTGCCCGCCTACACCGCCGGCGAGGTCGTCATCGCCCACGGCGAGCGAAATCAGCTGCTGGCCTTGCTGATCGGCACCAACGTGGGCCCGGTGGTGACCCCGTGGGCGTCCCTGGCCACCCTGCTGTGCCTGGAGTTCTGCCGCAGCCACGAGGTGCGGGTGCCCATGCGCAAGTTCGTGCTGACCGGCCTGGTGCTCGGCGTCGCCGCGACCCTCGCCGCCACGGCGGGTCTGTTGATCACCGGCTAG
- a CDS encoding SRPBCC family protein translates to MGQVSASSSIVVAADPKRTLDAIADYETVRPKILSPHYRDYKVVEGGQGAGTVAEWTLQATEKRQRNVRAAVSVSDSMVTERDSNSSMVTAWTVTPSGSGSLVTVRTTWKGAGGIGGIFEGIFAPLGLKKIQAEVLENLKKELA, encoded by the coding sequence GTGGGACAGGTCAGCGCCTCCAGTTCGATCGTCGTCGCGGCGGATCCGAAGCGCACCCTCGACGCGATCGCCGACTACGAGACAGTCCGGCCGAAGATCCTCTCCCCGCACTATCGCGACTACAAGGTGGTCGAGGGCGGGCAGGGCGCGGGCACGGTCGCGGAATGGACGCTGCAGGCCACCGAGAAGCGGCAGCGCAATGTGCGCGCCGCCGTCTCGGTCTCCGATTCCATGGTGACCGAACGGGATTCGAACTCCTCCATGGTCACCGCCTGGACCGTCACCCCGTCGGGCTCCGGCTCGCTGGTCACCGTGCGCACCACCTGGAAGGGCGCGGGCGGCATCGGCGGCATCTTCGAGGGCATCTTCGCGCCGCTCGGCCTGAAGAAGATCCAGGCCGAGGTGCTCGAGAACCTGAAGAAGGAACTCGCCTAA
- a CDS encoding VOC family protein has product MALSLGNITIDCHDAAALAGFYAQLFERPVDPGANEHFATIDNDAATPTFMFIAVPDKNPGKNVIHLDLHSPDQQTEIQKAVALGAKHLADYDEYGVKWATLSDPEGNLFDIAQD; this is encoded by the coding sequence ATGGCACTGTCCCTCGGCAATATCACCATCGACTGCCACGACGCCGCCGCCCTGGCGGGTTTCTACGCGCAGCTGTTCGAGCGCCCCGTCGATCCGGGCGCCAACGAGCACTTCGCGACCATCGACAATGACGCCGCCACACCGACATTCATGTTCATCGCGGTGCCCGACAAGAATCCGGGTAAGAACGTCATCCACCTGGATCTGCACTCACCCGATCAGCAGACGGAGATCCAGAAGGCGGTCGCGCTCGGGGCCAAGCACCTCGCCGACTATGACGAGTACGGCGTCAAGTGGGCGACGCTGTCCGACCCCGAAGGCAACCTCTTCGACATCGCCCAGGATTAG